One genomic window of Bacillus mycoides includes the following:
- a CDS encoding alanine/glycine:cation symporter family protein — translation MEKLVEWLVGQVWSIGLVVFALGAGVYFTITTRFLQIRYFKEMIKLLFEGKSSETGISSFQAFCLALSGRVGIGNIAGVATAIAFGGPGAVFWMWMMALLGAASAFVESTLAQVYKSKVGNEYRGGTPYFIEKGLKMKWFAVIVAVVVTLSYGVLLPGIQSSSIAVGFENSSGISKYITGIFLVVLLAAIIFGGVKRIAGVSQMLVPFMAIGYVIVTCIVLIANVTEIPSMFALIFSSAFGVNEMFGGIVGAAIAWGVKRAVFSNVAGVGEATYSSAAAEVSHPAKQGLVQAFSVYIDTIVVCTATALMILITGMYNVIPEGKSAIVRNIGNVEAGPIYTQQAVETVMTGFGPIFISIAIFFFAFTTLLAYYYIAETTLTYLDGGLKYSWLKPVLKIGFLIMVYIGSVESASFLWNLGDLGIGSMAWLNLIAILLLSKTALKVLKDYETQKKEGKDPVFDPKKVGIEGLTIWEERSKEVERENSKEKVSADDSVKF, via the coding sequence ATGGAGAAATTAGTAGAATGGTTAGTAGGGCAAGTGTGGAGTATTGGTTTAGTTGTTTTTGCATTAGGAGCAGGAGTGTATTTTACAATTACAACTCGTTTTTTACAAATTCGTTATTTTAAAGAGATGATTAAACTATTATTTGAAGGAAAGAGCTCAGAGACTGGGATATCATCCTTTCAAGCATTTTGTTTGGCGTTATCAGGTAGGGTTGGAATAGGGAATATCGCAGGGGTCGCGACAGCTATCGCTTTTGGCGGACCTGGAGCTGTATTTTGGATGTGGATGATGGCTCTATTAGGAGCGGCTAGTGCATTTGTTGAATCAACATTAGCACAAGTATATAAAAGTAAAGTAGGAAATGAATACCGCGGTGGTACACCATATTTCATTGAAAAAGGTTTGAAAATGAAATGGTTTGCGGTCATTGTAGCAGTGGTTGTAACACTTTCATATGGCGTTTTATTACCAGGGATTCAATCAAGTAGTATCGCGGTTGGATTTGAAAACTCTTCTGGCATTAGTAAATATATAACTGGTATATTTTTAGTTGTATTATTGGCAGCGATTATTTTTGGTGGAGTAAAGAGAATTGCAGGCGTTTCACAAATGTTAGTTCCATTTATGGCAATTGGGTATGTAATTGTTACATGTATCGTATTAATTGCGAATGTAACGGAAATTCCAAGTATGTTTGCTTTAATTTTCTCAAGTGCATTTGGTGTAAATGAAATGTTTGGAGGAATCGTTGGGGCAGCTATTGCATGGGGAGTAAAGCGTGCAGTATTTTCAAACGTTGCGGGTGTAGGAGAAGCAACATATAGTTCTGCAGCTGCTGAAGTATCGCATCCTGCAAAACAAGGGTTAGTTCAAGCTTTTTCTGTATATATCGATACAATTGTAGTATGTACAGCAACAGCTCTCATGATTTTAATAACAGGTATGTATAATGTTATACCTGAAGGGAAAAGCGCAATTGTACGGAATATAGGAAATGTGGAAGCAGGTCCAATTTATACACAACAAGCAGTTGAAACTGTTATGACTGGATTTGGTCCAATATTCATTTCAATCGCAATCTTCTTCTTCGCATTTACAACTTTACTCGCTTACTACTATATCGCTGAAACGACGCTTACTTATTTAGATGGTGGGCTCAAATATAGCTGGTTAAAACCAGTATTAAAAATTGGATTTTTAATTATGGTATACATCGGTAGTGTAGAATCAGCTTCGTTTTTATGGAACCTCGGAGATTTAGGAATTGGTAGTATGGCATGGTTAAACCTTATAGCAATCCTATTGTTAAGCAAAACTGCATTAAAAGTGTTAAAAGATTATGAAACGCAGAAAAAAGAAGGAAAAGATCCTGTTTTTGATCCTAAAAAAGTAGGAATTGAAGGTTTAACGATTTGGGAAGAGCGGAGTAAAGAGGTTGAAAGGGAAAATTCTAAAGAAAAAGTATCGGCGGATGATAGTGTTAAATTTTAA
- a CDS encoding aldehyde dehydrogenase family protein gives MLTTNIELKPKVKAFLNEEIKMFINGEFVPSISGKTFETYNPATEDVLAVVCEAQEEDIDIAVKAARFAFESGPWAEMTTAERAHLIYKLADLIEEHREELAQLEALDNGKPYQVALDDDISATVENYRYYAGWATKIIGQTIPISKDYLNYTRHEPVGVVGQIIPWNFPLVMSSWKMGAALATGCTIVLKPAEQTPLSLLYTAKLFKEAGFPNGVVNFVPGFGQEAGAAIVNHHDIDKVAFTGSTVTGKYIMRQSAETIKHVTLELGGKSPNIILEDADLEEAINGAFQGIMYNHGQNCSAGSRVFVHRKHYETVVNELVKMANEVKLGAGMEAETEMGPLVSKKQQERVLNYIEQGKAEGATVAAGGERAFEKGYFVQPTVFTNVTDDMTIVKEEIFGPVVVVLPFDSTEEVIERANRSSYGLAAGVWTQNIKTGHQVANKLKAGTVWINDYNLENAAAPFGGYKQSGVGRELGSYALDNYTEVKSVWVNIK, from the coding sequence ATGTTAACGACAAACATTGAGTTGAAACCAAAAGTGAAAGCGTTTTTAAATGAAGAAATTAAAATGTTTATTAATGGCGAATTTGTTCCTTCTATTAGTGGAAAGACATTCGAAACATACAATCCAGCGACAGAAGATGTGCTAGCCGTCGTATGTGAAGCACAAGAAGAAGATATTGATATCGCAGTAAAAGCGGCGAGATTTGCTTTTGAATCAGGCCCGTGGGCAGAGATGACTACTGCTGAAAGAGCACATCTTATTTATAAATTAGCAGATTTAATTGAAGAGCATAGAGAAGAATTAGCACAGCTAGAAGCTTTAGACAATGGAAAACCATATCAAGTAGCACTTGATGATGATATTTCAGCAACTGTAGAAAATTATCGTTATTACGCGGGATGGGCTACAAAAATTATCGGGCAAACAATTCCGATTTCAAAAGATTATTTAAATTACACACGCCATGAACCGGTTGGTGTTGTAGGTCAAATTATTCCATGGAATTTTCCGCTCGTTATGTCTTCTTGGAAAATGGGAGCCGCTCTTGCGACAGGTTGTACGATTGTATTAAAACCAGCAGAGCAAACACCTTTATCTTTACTATATACAGCGAAGCTTTTTAAAGAAGCTGGTTTTCCAAACGGTGTTGTAAACTTTGTACCAGGTTTCGGCCAAGAAGCAGGGGCTGCAATTGTAAACCATCATGATATTGATAAAGTAGCTTTCACAGGTTCAACAGTTACAGGGAAATATATTATGCGTCAATCTGCAGAAACAATTAAACATGTAACACTAGAACTTGGTGGTAAGTCACCAAACATCATTTTAGAAGATGCTGACTTAGAAGAAGCGATTAACGGTGCGTTCCAAGGAATTATGTATAATCATGGTCAAAATTGTAGCGCAGGATCTCGAGTTTTCGTTCATCGAAAGCACTATGAAACAGTCGTAAATGAACTTGTAAAAATGGCAAATGAAGTGAAGCTTGGGGCAGGTATGGAGGCGGAAACTGAAATGGGACCGCTCGTATCTAAAAAACAACAAGAGCGTGTGCTAAATTACATTGAACAAGGAAAAGCTGAAGGTGCTACTGTTGCAGCTGGCGGTGAACGTGCATTTGAAAAAGGTTATTTTGTACAGCCAACCGTATTCACAAATGTTACTGATGATATGACAATTGTTAAGGAAGAAATCTTTGGACCAGTTGTCGTTGTACTTCCATTTGATTCAACAGAAGAAGTAATTGAAAGAGCGAATCGCTCTTCATATGGGCTTGCTGCGGGTGTATGGACACAAAATATTAAAACAGGGCATCAAGTTGCCAATAAATTAAAGGCAGGAACAGTGTGGATTAATGATTATAACTTAGAAAATGCTGCTGCACCATTTGGTGGATATAAGCAATCTGGTGTTGGACGGGAATTAGGTTCATACGCCCTTGATAACTATACAGAAGTGAAAAGTGTTTGGGTAAATATTAAGTGA
- the dapA gene encoding 4-hydroxy-tetrahydrodipicolinate synthase, producing MQKIKGAFPVLITPMDEFQEINWNGVKQNVNYFIDQKVAGIIINGSTGEFVSLSKEEKFRMVETVLKEVDGRIPVIVGTAAETTKETIEYTKHAEAHGADCALIINSYYCKPKEEEIYFHFKEISNAVNIPIMLYNNPFTSGIDMSTELMLRIGKECENVTHIKESSGDIRKARDLVRQGEGAFQVFCGSEDLVMESYLVGASGWVSVAGNIVPGLVTKMYEHFQNGELEKAWEMNDAILPLCEFLEGSGKYVQIVKRSMELHGQAGGPSRYPRLGLTEEEDQKLQMILSKIAAHAAV from the coding sequence ATGCAAAAAATTAAAGGGGCATTTCCAGTATTAATAACACCGATGGATGAGTTTCAAGAGATCAATTGGAATGGGGTAAAACAAAATGTAAACTACTTTATTGATCAAAAGGTTGCGGGTATTATCATTAATGGTAGTACAGGAGAGTTTGTAAGTTTATCAAAAGAAGAAAAATTTAGAATGGTAGAAACAGTATTGAAAGAAGTTGATGGCCGTATTCCAGTAATTGTTGGAACTGCTGCGGAGACGACGAAAGAAACGATTGAGTATACGAAACATGCAGAAGCACATGGAGCAGATTGTGCACTAATTATAAACTCGTATTATTGTAAACCGAAAGAAGAAGAAATCTATTTTCATTTTAAAGAAATTTCAAACGCTGTGAACATACCAATTATGTTATACAATAATCCATTTACTTCTGGGATTGATATGAGTACAGAGCTTATGCTTCGAATTGGAAAAGAGTGTGAAAATGTTACACATATTAAAGAGTCTAGCGGAGATATTCGCAAAGCGAGAGATTTAGTAAGACAAGGCGAAGGTGCTTTTCAAGTCTTCTGTGGGTCTGAAGATTTAGTTATGGAATCTTATTTAGTTGGTGCCTCGGGATGGGTTTCGGTTGCAGGAAATATCGTTCCAGGTCTCGTTACGAAAATGTATGAGCATTTTCAAAATGGTGAATTAGAAAAAGCGTGGGAAATGAACGATGCTATTTTACCACTTTGCGAGTTTCTTGAAGGGTCAGGGAAATATGTACAAATCGTTAAACGTTCAATGGAACTACACGGACAAGCCGGGGGACCTTCTCGTTATCCGAGATTAGGATTAACTGAAGAGGAAGATCAAAAGCTTCAAATGATTTTATCAAAAATTGCAGCTCATGCAGCTGTTTAA
- a CDS encoding proline racemase family protein: MNIQKIYTAVDVHVAGEAFRVMKDVPCKYYYSLEHLNEQFSGELAEEMKLLLNEPRGFIGLNGCIVVPSIHKEVDAAVLFFNHEGSIPLHYGGIVAVITMLLESGYLKKRESNQYKIETLSGIFSVHAYVEHDEVISVSFESKLCYMVEKDLKIGNISYSLIQADKVYAVVEKDTTSPEIRIENISELKKWGEATLQAIQKHSLIKRLILVDSLQKEENNIKTITFHEDNFIVRSPGFVSTIVSYIHALFKNDFITDKPFKNESIFNSFITVEKVKKEEKGYIFRFESRGFITGMQTFLLDPTDPFPTGFLLK; this comes from the coding sequence ATGAACATTCAAAAAATTTATACAGCAGTAGATGTGCACGTAGCTGGCGAAGCATTTCGTGTAATGAAAGACGTACCATGCAAATACTACTACAGTTTAGAACATTTAAATGAACAATTTTCAGGAGAATTAGCAGAAGAAATGAAGCTTTTATTAAATGAACCACGTGGTTTTATCGGTTTAAATGGATGTATTGTCGTTCCTTCTATTCATAAGGAAGTGGATGCAGCTGTATTGTTTTTTAATCATGAAGGATCAATCCCTCTTCATTATGGTGGTATTGTCGCCGTAATAACGATGTTACTAGAAAGTGGATATTTAAAAAAGAGGGAGTCTAATCAATACAAAATTGAAACGCTATCTGGTATTTTTTCAGTTCATGCGTATGTAGAGCATGATGAAGTTATATCTGTTTCGTTTGAAAGCAAACTATGTTACATGGTTGAGAAAGACTTAAAGATTGGTAATATAAGTTACTCTCTTATACAGGCAGATAAAGTATATGCAGTTGTAGAAAAGGATACGACATCACCAGAAATTCGTATTGAAAACATTTCTGAATTGAAAAAATGGGGAGAAGCTACACTTCAGGCCATACAAAAACACTCTCTAATTAAAAGGCTTATTTTAGTAGATTCATTGCAAAAAGAAGAGAACAATATAAAGACAATTACATTTCATGAAGATAACTTTATTGTGCGTTCACCGGGATTTGTTTCTACAATTGTGTCTTATATTCATGCTTTATTTAAAAATGATTTTATAACGGATAAACCTTTTAAAAATGAAAGTATATTTAATAGCTTTATAACAGTTGAAAAAGTGAAGAAGGAAGAAAAGGGATACATTTTCCGTTTTGAAAGTAGAGGGTTTATTACAGGGATGCAGACGTTTCTATTAGACCCTACGGATCCGTTTCCGACAGGTTTCTTATTAAAATAA